Proteins from a genomic interval of Granulicella sp. L56:
- a CDS encoding polysaccharide biosynthesis tyrosine autokinase: MSFQNTQPSPGGDVTGNTPPGFSTAAADNTLSEAFLTLKKRRWIVIAAVLLGFVYGIYKAKTQPKLYDAYGQIQVRSGSSNEYRLDAAQAMTGGTDTASKMLTEIQILKSDSLMLTVAREMDLANNPDFLEAKGPIAHSVLDNPSVRQATVGRLQQNLHITLVPKTEIINISYSSLNAKLAADIVNKVISAYIQRSYETRFASTQRVSQWLSSQLDDLKQQVETSQEQMMDLQRRLGILGFDPSHNQIATSLEDLSKAAGVAKLARIIAESRYRVLNGMDPDSVESSIDSGPGVAPTELNQLRTQLAAARANYAQMEATLGPNHPQSKSIKAQIAELTSAVNKEQNRLLLQAKENYVVARANEDQTNAALESQKADAYKLRDDLIEYTLRQREYEANRTLYEGLLQKLRTAGVEAGLESMEIDIVDQALLPANPTLRSGSKIVLVDVIIGLIGGIIIAFLMDSLDTGLRTIAEVESVTELPSLAVIPRSRRTSVEQGASLTAAQKNLVVLSQSKSQFAESFRALRTSLLLSTAGHPPKYILLTSATPSEGKTTLSTNLACILAQGDARVLLIDADLRRPSVHHRFGMSGKIGLTTVLTGATSLESAAQNVPEVPNLDVLPAGPMPPFPTEMLSSEAMDSLLQRCGDIYTHVLIDTPPILSVTDGVILARHADAVVLVVRHGKSSKHVVRRARDLLVRSGAPLTGIVLNAVDLNSPDYYGYYGYSGYSYSSADSGSWEPQATPAGKDRRPGETE; this comes from the coding sequence ATGTCTTTCCAAAATACGCAGCCTTCGCCTGGCGGAGACGTCACGGGGAACACTCCACCCGGATTTAGCACGGCCGCCGCAGACAACACATTGTCCGAAGCATTCCTCACGCTTAAAAAGCGGCGCTGGATCGTCATCGCGGCTGTGCTGCTTGGCTTTGTCTATGGAATTTACAAGGCAAAGACACAGCCGAAGCTGTACGACGCCTATGGACAGATCCAGGTCAGGTCAGGCTCCTCTAACGAATATCGCCTGGATGCCGCACAGGCAATGACGGGAGGCACAGACACCGCCTCAAAGATGTTGACCGAAATCCAGATACTCAAGAGCGACTCCTTGATGTTGACCGTTGCCCGCGAGATGGATTTGGCGAACAACCCGGATTTCCTCGAAGCAAAGGGGCCGATCGCACATAGCGTTCTCGATAATCCCTCCGTACGCCAGGCCACGGTAGGCAGGCTGCAACAGAACCTGCATATCACGCTGGTCCCAAAGACAGAGATTATCAATATCAGCTACAGCAGCTTGAACGCAAAGCTGGCTGCTGACATCGTGAATAAGGTCATCTCGGCCTATATTCAGCGCAGTTATGAAACAAGGTTCGCATCGACCCAGCGAGTCTCCCAATGGCTCTCGAGCCAGTTGGACGACTTGAAGCAGCAGGTAGAGACATCGCAGGAACAGATGATGGACCTGCAGCGGCGTTTAGGAATCCTGGGATTCGATCCAAGCCACAATCAGATCGCCACCTCCCTGGAGGACCTTTCCAAAGCGGCGGGCGTAGCAAAGCTCGCGCGCATTATTGCGGAGTCGAGATATCGCGTTTTGAACGGTATGGATCCGGACTCGGTGGAAAGTTCTATCGACTCCGGGCCTGGAGTCGCTCCTACGGAGTTGAACCAGCTCAGGACACAGCTTGCCGCAGCAAGGGCAAATTACGCTCAAATGGAAGCGACCCTTGGCCCCAATCATCCGCAATCCAAATCGATCAAGGCGCAAATCGCTGAACTCACGAGCGCGGTGAATAAGGAACAGAATCGCCTGTTGCTGCAAGCGAAGGAAAACTACGTTGTAGCTCGCGCCAACGAAGACCAGACCAATGCCGCTCTTGAGTCTCAGAAGGCTGACGCCTATAAGCTGAGAGACGACCTCATCGAATACACGTTGCGCCAGCGAGAATATGAGGCGAACCGGACTCTCTACGAAGGGCTCCTGCAGAAGCTCCGCACTGCCGGCGTCGAGGCCGGACTTGAATCGATGGAAATTGATATTGTCGATCAGGCGTTGCTTCCGGCCAACCCCACGCTTCGGTCAGGCTCGAAGATCGTTCTGGTAGACGTCATCATTGGCCTGATTGGCGGGATCATCATCGCCTTCCTGATGGACAGCCTGGACACCGGACTTCGTACGATTGCAGAGGTTGAAAGTGTTACAGAGCTGCCGTCGCTGGCCGTTATCCCGCGATCCCGACGGACTTCGGTGGAACAGGGCGCTTCGCTAACAGCAGCGCAGAAGAACCTAGTCGTGTTGTCGCAATCGAAATCGCAGTTTGCCGAATCGTTCAGAGCACTGCGAACCTCACTTCTTCTGTCCACCGCGGGCCATCCTCCTAAATACATTCTGCTTACGAGCGCCACCCCCTCTGAAGGCAAAACAACTCTCTCCACGAATCTGGCCTGCATCCTTGCGCAAGGGGATGCTCGTGTTCTTCTCATTGACGCCGACCTTCGCCGGCCCAGCGTTCACCACCGCTTTGGAATGAGCGGCAAGATCGGGCTGACCACCGTTCTTACTGGAGCAACTTCTCTTGAAAGCGCCGCACAGAATGTCCCTGAAGTTCCAAATCTGGATGTTCTGCCGGCCGGCCCCATGCCTCCTTTCCCAACCGAGATGCTGAGTTCGGAGGCCATGGATTCCCTACTTCAGCGCTGTGGCGATATCTATACGCATGTGCTGATCGATACGCCGCCCATTCTTTCCGTGACGGACGGTGTCATTCTCGCTCGGCATGCGGATGCAGTGGTCCTGGTCGTTCGCCATGGAAAATCAAGCAAACATGTGGTGCGCCGCGCACGCGATCTTCTGGTACGGTCAGGAGCTCCTTTGACCGGTATCGTGCTCAACGCAGTCGATCTGAACTCTCCTGACTACTATGGCTACTACGGATATTCAGGCTATTCCTACTCCAGTGCTGACTCTGGAAGCTGGGAGCCTCAAGCTACACCAGCAGGTAAAGACCGCAGGCCAGGGGAGACTGAATGA
- a CDS encoding polysaccharide biosynthesis/export family protein, protein MMKKQNHPSQLNSKEPSRLHVILNRSILAAMLFALSLYPCVVKAQFSGPAVGITEPVNPEVTPTTDAAILYPDGRDIILRQGDLLTVHLYGMTDYEPSARVSLDGTVQLPLIGRLHVEGLTVHQAESLVAARLTSAGMYRDPQVTIQLTEAPSHTITVTGEVHSIIPVEGQKRLFDILAAAGGLPPTASHIVTIDRPGLSQPIVVNLGTDPAKSASANIPVFSGDTVIVPRVGVVYLLGAFKLQGAIPIQENAPLTLMQVAALGGGTGYQGKLHDLRIIRTEGLNRRVVNVDISKVMDGKAPDPVLQADDIVLLPTSAMKAAIKGGGIGTLVGIGSLLILAAER, encoded by the coding sequence ATGATGAAAAAACAGAATCATCCCAGCCAACTTAACAGCAAGGAACCGTCGCGGCTCCATGTCATCCTAAACAGGTCGATTCTGGCTGCCATGCTCTTCGCTCTGAGCCTTTATCCCTGCGTGGTGAAGGCCCAGTTCAGCGGCCCTGCGGTCGGCATCACGGAACCGGTCAATCCGGAAGTGACTCCAACCACCGATGCCGCAATCCTGTATCCCGACGGCCGGGACATCATCTTGCGGCAAGGTGATCTGCTAACAGTCCATCTCTATGGAATGACGGATTACGAACCCTCAGCCCGGGTAAGTCTGGACGGTACCGTCCAACTTCCACTGATCGGCCGGTTGCATGTCGAAGGGCTCACGGTACACCAGGCTGAAAGTCTGGTTGCCGCACGGCTGACGAGCGCGGGCATGTACCGCGATCCTCAAGTGACGATTCAGCTCACAGAAGCGCCCAGCCATACAATCACGGTAACTGGCGAAGTACATAGCATTATTCCTGTGGAAGGCCAGAAGCGGCTGTTTGATATTCTGGCGGCAGCCGGTGGTTTGCCTCCAACCGCAAGTCATATTGTCACCATCGACAGGCCGGGGCTCTCCCAACCTATCGTTGTAAATCTCGGCACCGATCCCGCCAAAAGTGCCAGCGCCAATATCCCTGTCTTTTCTGGAGATACCGTCATTGTCCCTCGTGTGGGCGTCGTCTATCTTCTCGGAGCGTTCAAGCTTCAAGGCGCGATCCCAATCCAGGAGAATGCACCGCTTACGCTCATGCAGGTGGCCGCTCTTGGAGGAGGCACCGGATACCAGGGGAAGTTACACGATCTGCGAATTATTCGCACAGAAGGCCTCAATCGCAGAGTAGTTAATGTCGATATCAGCAAAGTTATGGATGGAAAGGCTCCCGACCCTGTATTGCAGGCAGACGATATCGTTCTTCTGCCGACCAGCGCAATGAAGGCGGCCATCAAGGGCGGAGGAATTGGCACCCTGGTGGGCATTGGCTCTCTCTTGATTCTCGCTGCTGAACGATAG
- a CDS encoding glycosyltransferase family 4 protein, with translation MTKKVKLAYLVSHPIQYQAPLLRRIAQEPDIELTVFYGSDFSVRGYKDEGFGGIGVKWDIPLLDGYHHEFLPVLRDNATVSVARPLNYGIFKRLRGNKDEAPFDVLWVHGYATVNSLHAMLAAKSLGIPVLLRGDMWLKDRPRSPAKLALKTFFFQILKHLVDGVLSVGTLNAAYWRHHLGNDFPQFMMPYAVDNDYFQQRSRLAPGQRNELLSELNLDPTRPVILFASKLQKRKRCEDLIEAYKKLSPAPGIEPHPYLVIVGDGEERAALERQAAETGFGGIRFCGFRNQSELPRFFDIATVFVLPSRHEPWGLIVNEVMNAGRAVILSDDCGCQPDLITDGVEGCVFPVGDVDALTSALHRVLATPETATQMGQRGLERINHWSFEQDIQSLRQALAYTTRRITA, from the coding sequence ATGACCAAAAAAGTGAAACTTGCTTACCTGGTAAGCCACCCAATTCAATATCAGGCCCCTTTGCTGCGACGAATCGCGCAAGAGCCCGACATCGAGCTGACCGTATTCTATGGCTCCGATTTTTCTGTTCGGGGCTACAAGGACGAGGGCTTCGGTGGAATAGGAGTGAAGTGGGACATCCCTCTTCTGGACGGCTATCATCACGAATTTCTTCCCGTTCTTCGCGACAACGCCACGGTAAGCGTAGCTCGCCCGCTCAACTACGGCATCTTTAAACGGCTGCGCGGAAATAAGGACGAGGCCCCCTTTGATGTCCTATGGGTGCACGGATACGCGACGGTCAACTCGCTTCACGCAATGCTCGCGGCCAAATCCCTCGGCATTCCCGTGCTTCTGCGCGGAGACATGTGGTTGAAGGACCGCCCGCGAAGCCCGGCAAAATTGGCGCTCAAGACATTCTTCTTCCAGATATTGAAACACCTCGTCGATGGAGTTTTATCGGTCGGCACCTTGAACGCAGCCTACTGGCGTCATCATCTGGGCAATGATTTTCCTCAGTTCATGATGCCCTACGCCGTCGATAACGATTATTTCCAGCAACGCAGCCGCCTAGCACCGGGACAGCGCAACGAGCTTCTCAGCGAACTCAATCTGGACCCGACTCGGCCCGTTATTCTCTTTGCCTCAAAGCTGCAAAAGCGTAAACGCTGCGAAGACTTGATCGAGGCCTATAAGAAGCTCTCTCCTGCGCCTGGGATCGAACCACATCCTTACCTTGTCATTGTTGGCGACGGAGAAGAACGAGCAGCACTCGAAAGACAAGCGGCCGAAACCGGGTTCGGCGGAATCCGCTTCTGCGGGTTCCGAAATCAGTCGGAGCTGCCTCGCTTCTTCGATATTGCAACGGTATTCGTTTTACCCTCCCGCCATGAGCCTTGGGGTCTCATCGTAAACGAGGTCATGAATGCGGGACGTGCCGTCATTCTCTCTGACGACTGCGGCTGCCAGCCTGACCTCATTACGGATGGCGTCGAAGGCTGTGTCTTTCCAGTAGGAGACGTCGACGCTCTCACGTCCGCACTTCACAGAGTGCTGGCGACGCCCGAGACTGCAACCCAAATGGGACAACGAGGATTGGAACGAATTAACCATTGGAGCTTCGAGCAGGATATTCAAAGTTTGCGTCAGGCACTTGCGTACACCACTCGCAGGATCACCGCCTGA
- a CDS encoding glycosyltransferase, whose protein sequence is MLMRILHVMGTLDPAAGGPSQSVRVLMSYASIGYVGEVVTLDDPESPWLKTLNFPVHPLGPVSSTYGYTKRLVPWIKANRHRFDGVVVNGLWQYCGLAARRALSGTNTPYLVFTHGMLDPYFKHAFPLKHAKKWPYWLLSEYWNLRGANRVLFTSEAEKHLAEESFWLHRWNPYVVPYGAKGPAGDPQALKQTFFDQCPQVKDKRYLLFLGRIHRKKGCDLLVDAFAKVAADDPDLNLVMAGPDQQQWSTDLQQTAASAGIANRIHWPGMITGDAKWGAFYGAEAFILPSHQENFGIAVAEAMACGTPVLLSDKVNIAEEIAKDGAGFMEPDTLDGTLRLLQRWIATSSQDRQRMAEQAQRSFNQRYDMKQTARTIIRLFEEATHRS, encoded by the coding sequence ATGCTGATGCGTATTCTTCACGTCATGGGAACCCTGGATCCTGCCGCCGGTGGCCCCTCTCAGTCGGTTCGGGTGCTGATGAGCTATGCGTCTATCGGCTACGTCGGTGAAGTCGTAACGCTCGACGACCCGGAATCGCCCTGGCTGAAAACCCTCAACTTCCCTGTGCATCCGCTCGGCCCCGTCAGCTCGACCTACGGATACACCAAGCGGCTCGTTCCGTGGATCAAGGCCAACCGCCATCGCTTCGACGGCGTTGTGGTGAATGGGCTATGGCAATACTGCGGGTTGGCCGCAAGGCGCGCTCTCTCCGGAACGAATACACCGTATCTGGTATTCACTCACGGCATGTTGGACCCGTATTTCAAACATGCCTTTCCGCTGAAACACGCAAAAAAATGGCCCTATTGGCTCTTGTCGGAGTACTGGAACCTGCGAGGTGCGAATCGCGTTCTCTTCACTTCGGAGGCAGAGAAGCATCTAGCCGAGGAGAGCTTTTGGCTGCATCGCTGGAATCCCTACGTGGTTCCCTATGGCGCAAAGGGACCCGCAGGCGATCCGCAGGCATTGAAGCAGACCTTCTTCGATCAGTGCCCACAGGTGAAAGACAAGCGCTATCTCCTTTTTCTGGGGCGCATCCATCGTAAAAAAGGCTGCGATCTTCTCGTCGATGCCTTTGCCAAAGTAGCTGCCGACGATCCCGACCTGAATCTGGTGATGGCTGGCCCCGATCAACAGCAATGGAGCACCGACTTGCAGCAGACTGCTGCCAGCGCAGGCATCGCAAACCGTATCCACTGGCCTGGCATGATTACAGGCGATGCGAAATGGGGAGCCTTCTATGGCGCCGAGGCCTTCATCCTGCCATCACACCAGGAGAACTTCGGGATTGCTGTTGCCGAAGCGATGGCGTGCGGCACGCCCGTGCTCCTCTCCGACAAGGTAAACATCGCTGAAGAAATTGCCAAGGATGGCGCAGGATTTATGGAGCCGGACACTCTCGACGGAACGCTGCGCCTGTTGCAACGCTGGATTGCAACGTCATCGCAAGATCGGCAGCGGATGGCAGAGCAGGCACAGCGCAGCTTCAATCAGCGTTACGATATGAAACAAACGGCAAGGACGATCATTCGGCTATTCGAAGAAGCAACCCACCGATCTTAA
- a CDS encoding putative colanic acid biosynthesis acetyltransferase encodes MPRQIHYNANDHISAETAADPYLRPAFSTGNRMRRVVWNICRILLYQTSPRPFHSWRSFLLRSFGATMGPNCHFYPKSKVWAPWNLICANQVTAADGAEIYNPAPITFGSHAILSQDAYICGATHDYDDVAFPLLAYAMEFGAYAWICARASVAPGVNVGEGAVLGLGSVATRDLAPWTVYAGVPAAKVKERKQP; translated from the coding sequence ATGCCCAGACAGATTCACTACAACGCGAACGATCATATCTCAGCAGAGACTGCTGCTGATCCCTATCTCCGGCCGGCCTTTTCCACTGGCAATCGGATGCGCCGCGTCGTTTGGAATATCTGCCGCATCCTTCTCTATCAAACATCTCCCAGACCCTTCCATTCGTGGCGCTCTTTTCTCCTGCGGTCCTTTGGCGCGACCATGGGGCCCAACTGCCACTTCTATCCGAAGTCGAAGGTATGGGCGCCGTGGAACCTGATCTGCGCCAATCAAGTGACAGCCGCCGATGGAGCAGAGATCTATAATCCCGCTCCCATCACCTTCGGCTCGCACGCCATCCTTTCGCAGGATGCCTATATCTGCGGCGCAACCCATGACTACGATGACGTCGCCTTTCCCCTGCTGGCTTACGCCATGGAGTTCGGCGCCTATGCGTGGATCTGCGCCCGTGCCTCCGTGGCCCCGGGAGTCAATGTGGGAGAAGGAGCGGTGCTTGGGCTAGGCTCCGTTGCGACCAGAGACCTCGCCCCATGGACGGTCTACGCGGGAGTTCCCGCCGCCAAAGTTAAAGAGCGGAAACAGCCCTGA
- a CDS encoding response regulator translates to MADSTSTTTPKPRVLVVDDEQVIANTLAIILNQQGFEARAVFSGEKALESLDSFQPDMLISDVIMTGMTGIEAAIITRNKLPKCKILLFSGQAATADLLEKARTQGHEFEILAKPVHPTDLLAKLRS, encoded by the coding sequence ATGGCAGATTCGACATCCACCACTACGCCGAAGCCCAGAGTACTTGTCGTCGATGACGAACAGGTGATTGCCAACACTCTCGCGATCATCCTGAACCAGCAGGGTTTTGAGGCGCGTGCTGTATTCAGTGGCGAGAAGGCGCTTGAATCGCTCGACAGCTTTCAGCCCGACATGCTCATCAGCGATGTCATCATGACCGGCATGACCGGAATCGAAGCCGCGATTATTACGCGCAACAAGCTGCCGAAGTGCAAGATCCTGCTGTTTTCCGGGCAGGCGGCAACGGCGGACTTACTTGAAAAAGCGCGCACCCAGGGCCACGAATTTGAGATCCTGGCCAAGCCGGTCCATCCGACAGACCTTCTGGCGAAGCTCCGCAGCTAG
- a CDS encoding nitrate/sulfonate/bicarbonate ABC transporter ATP-binding protein produces the protein MQPVIIRAEQVEKYYPQPSENRIQVISPTDLSISAGEIVALLGPSGSGKSTLLRMLTGLSAPSAGVVYWHEKPIASADVNVSIVFQSFALFPWLTVLENVEAPLKARGMEAAERRRRSLKILDTVGLDGFQAAYPKELSGGMRQRVGFARALVVEPEVLFMDEPFSALDVLTAENLRSELLELWQKKTIPTKAIFLVTHNIEEAVLLADRIIVLGRNPGHVRTDFKVSLSHPRDRKTAAFTQLVDYIYKVLTQPETKPPALPRLGEKPGRNQRQMHYQMLPHARPGGIAGLLELVLDHEGKDDIYRLADDLAFEIDDLLPIVDAAQLLGFLTVTEGDAAITPTGAEYANSEILRQKELFRTAALENVLLLRQIVRALEAKSDRSVPEEFFHDMLDEQFSEDETILQLETAINWGRYAELFDFDVSRRRFILPEKLNETEHESSAEIDA, from the coding sequence ATGCAGCCAGTGATCATACGTGCCGAACAGGTCGAGAAATACTACCCGCAGCCGAGCGAGAACCGCATCCAGGTCATCTCCCCAACTGACCTGTCGATCTCGGCAGGCGAAATTGTAGCGCTCCTCGGCCCCTCCGGCTCAGGAAAATCGACCTTGTTGCGTATGTTGACAGGACTGTCAGCTCCCTCCGCAGGCGTCGTTTATTGGCACGAAAAGCCAATTGCCAGCGCTGACGTCAATGTCTCCATCGTCTTTCAAAGCTTCGCGCTCTTTCCGTGGCTCACTGTCCTTGAAAACGTCGAGGCACCGCTCAAAGCACGCGGCATGGAAGCAGCCGAAAGACGCAGGCGCAGCCTCAAAATTCTCGACACCGTCGGTCTCGATGGCTTTCAGGCGGCTTACCCGAAAGAGCTTTCCGGAGGAATGCGCCAGCGAGTTGGCTTTGCTCGCGCTCTGGTCGTAGAGCCGGAGGTCCTTTTCATGGACGAGCCTTTCTCCGCGCTGGACGTCCTGACAGCCGAAAACCTCCGCAGCGAACTGCTGGAGCTTTGGCAGAAGAAAACGATCCCCACCAAGGCCATCTTTCTCGTCACCCATAACATCGAAGAAGCGGTCCTGCTGGCTGATCGCATCATCGTTCTGGGCCGCAATCCGGGCCACGTACGCACCGACTTCAAGGTCTCGCTCTCTCACCCCCGCGACCGCAAGACAGCGGCCTTCACGCAGTTGGTCGACTACATCTACAAAGTCCTCACCCAACCCGAAACCAAGCCGCCTGCATTGCCGCGCCTCGGCGAAAAGCCAGGCCGTAACCAGCGCCAGATGCACTACCAGATGCTGCCTCACGCCCGTCCCGGAGGCATCGCCGGCCTGCTAGAACTTGTGCTGGACCACGAAGGCAAAGACGACATCTATCGCCTGGCCGACGATCTGGCCTTCGAGATCGACGACCTGCTACCCATCGTCGATGCCGCACAGCTACTGGGCTTTCTCACCGTGACCGAAGGCGACGCAGCCATAACACCTACTGGTGCCGAGTACGCCAACTCCGAAATCCTTCGCCAGAAAGAGCTCTTCCGCACTGCGGCATTAGAGAACGTGCTTCTTCTCCGCCAGATTGTGCGCGCACTCGAAGCCAAGAGCGATCGTTCTGTTCCCGAAGAGTTCTTTCACGACATGCTCGACGAGCAGTTCAGCGAGGACGAGACCATCCTGCAACTCGAGACCGCCATCAACTGGGGCCGTTATGCAGAACTCTTCGACTTCGACGTATCCCGTAGAAGATTCATCCTCCCCGAGAAGCTCAATGAGACAGAGCACGAGAGTTCCGCGGAGATCGATGCATGA
- a CDS encoding ABC transporter permease subunit, which produces MINLPDSFSNNRGSREIFARSQVLKRSWPFVLDLGVAGLGLACFYGVMQIAKYWFGHPEPQIIISLSPRALPQYAFYSVVRIGLAYLLSLVFAVGYGYVAAYSKRLEAFMIAGLDILQSIPVLSFLPGVMLAMVALFPTRQIGLEMGAIVLIFTGQVWNMAFSFYSSIKSIPRELSEASKIYKFSRWQRFIQLELPYSAIGLVWNSMVSVAGGWFFLMACEMFVLGKHDFRLPGLGSYLQTAAGAGNYRAIAWGLLTMIAIIVATDQLIWRPVIAWSNKFKFEQVETTARVSSPLLHLFQHSRALRNLKRHTVVPLSEGVYRHLANARKERLARQVASDSSETSPRGKLASWLRVLLVALAAAAVFYAAWQAVGLLRQVHQGQFGEILKGAMATFLRVNISLVLAAAWTIPAGVAIGFNPKLARIAQPFVQVVASIPAPALFPVILLALIKIGGGLGIGSVLLMMLGTQWYVLFNVIAGAMAIPSDLREVSTLFRFTTVQRWRTVILPGIFPYLITGMVTASGGAWNASIIAEYFSLNNHTYQTVGLGAVISAATDSGQFHILLLATIVMALMVVTINRLVWRPLYRLAETRYKLEG; this is translated from the coding sequence ATGATCAACCTGCCGGACAGCTTCAGCAATAACCGCGGCAGCCGCGAAATCTTCGCGCGCTCGCAGGTGCTCAAACGCAGTTGGCCCTTCGTGCTCGACCTGGGCGTCGCAGGCCTCGGCCTCGCCTGCTTCTACGGCGTCATGCAGATTGCGAAGTACTGGTTCGGTCATCCCGAGCCGCAGATCATTATTTCGTTGAGCCCTCGCGCCCTGCCTCAGTACGCTTTTTATTCTGTCGTTCGCATCGGCCTTGCCTACCTGCTCAGCCTCGTCTTCGCAGTCGGCTACGGCTACGTCGCCGCCTACAGCAAGCGCCTGGAAGCCTTCATGATCGCCGGCCTCGATATCCTGCAATCAATTCCGGTGCTCAGTTTTCTTCCCGGCGTCATGCTCGCCATGGTCGCACTTTTTCCTACGCGCCAGATCGGCCTCGAGATGGGTGCAATCGTGCTCATCTTTACCGGCCAGGTATGGAACATGGCCTTCAGCTTCTATTCCTCCATCAAGAGCATTCCCCGCGAGCTCAGCGAGGCTTCGAAGATTTACAAATTCTCCCGCTGGCAGCGCTTCATCCAGCTTGAGCTTCCCTACTCCGCCATCGGTCTGGTGTGGAACTCGATGGTCTCCGTAGCCGGCGGATGGTTCTTCCTCATGGCCTGCGAGATGTTTGTACTGGGTAAGCACGACTTCCGCCTCCCCGGTCTCGGCTCTTACCTCCAAACGGCGGCAGGCGCTGGAAATTACAGGGCCATCGCCTGGGGCCTGCTCACGATGATCGCGATCATCGTGGCCACCGATCAACTGATCTGGCGACCGGTCATCGCATGGAGCAACAAGTTCAAGTTCGAGCAGGTCGAGACGACGGCGCGTGTCAGTTCTCCGCTGCTGCACCTGTTCCAGCACTCCCGCGCACTTCGCAATCTGAAGAGGCACACCGTCGTTCCGTTGTCGGAAGGGGTCTACCGCCATCTGGCGAATGCTCGGAAGGAGCGCCTGGCCCGCCAGGTTGCCAGCGATTCCTCTGAAACCTCCCCGCGAGGCAAGCTCGCATCATGGCTGCGTGTCTTGCTCGTAGCTCTCGCAGCGGCTGCGGTGTTTTATGCAGCGTGGCAAGCGGTCGGTCTCTTGCGGCAAGTGCATCAGGGCCAGTTCGGCGAAATCCTGAAAGGTGCGATGGCAACCTTCCTCCGGGTCAACATTTCCCTTGTACTTGCCGCTGCATGGACGATCCCCGCGGGAGTCGCCATCGGCTTCAATCCCAAACTCGCACGCATCGCGCAGCCCTTCGTCCAGGTGGTAGCCTCCATCCCTGCGCCTGCGCTCTTTCCGGTAATTCTGCTTGCGCTCATCAAAATCGGCGGCGGCCTCGGAATTGGTTCCGTCCTATTGATGATGCTTGGAACCCAGTGGTATGTGCTGTTCAACGTGATCGCAGGGGCGATGGCCATTCCCTCCGACCTGCGCGAAGTCTCGACCCTTTTCCGTTTCACCACCGTGCAGCGCTGGCGCACCGTCATCCTTCCCGGCATCTTTCCTTATCTGATTACCGGCATGGTGACTGCGTCAGGCGGTGCATGGAACGCCAGCATCATCGCGGAGTACTTCAGCCTCAACAACCACACCTATCAGACGGTGGGCCTCGGAGCCGTCATCAGCGCTGCAACCGACAGCGGCCAATTTCATATTCTGCTGCTGGCCACCATCGTCATGGCGCTGATGGTCGTCACCATCAACCGTCTGGTGTGGCGTCCTCTTTATCGTCTCGCCGAGACTCGCTACAAGCTCGAAGGTTAA
- a CDS encoding AI-2E family transporter: MEQGNGNLGTHLKTAGGALVNWWRAATLDALIVGVLWLIGLELIHVPFAPLWAVLGGLLQIIPTFGGMIALIGPVLAVAFSGHDEWRLGLVLGLYGVIVILEGLVIGPYILHRTTKVPWWAAFLGPIVLGIVIPFWGVLLAPPLLAIVFAFRKQPAVPGR; the protein is encoded by the coding sequence ATGGAGCAAGGGAACGGCAATCTGGGCACTCACTTGAAGACGGCTGGCGGCGCGCTGGTGAACTGGTGGCGAGCGGCCACGCTCGATGCGCTGATCGTCGGCGTGCTATGGCTGATTGGGCTGGAGTTGATCCATGTTCCCTTTGCGCCGCTGTGGGCGGTCCTGGGCGGCCTGCTGCAGATCATTCCTACCTTCGGCGGAATGATCGCCCTGATTGGGCCGGTGCTGGCTGTCGCCTTCAGCGGGCATGACGAGTGGCGATTAGGACTAGTTCTCGGACTTTACGGCGTGATCGTCATTCTCGAAGGGCTCGTGATTGGCCCTTACATCCTGCACCGGACGACGAAGGTCCCGTGGTGGGCGGCGTTTCTTGGGCCGATTGTGCTTGGCATTGTCATCCCGTTCTGGGGAGTGCTGCTGGCGCCGCCGCTGCTGGCAATCGTCTTTGCCTTTCGCAAGCAGCCTGCGGTGCCTGGTCGTTGA